The Niallia circulans nucleotide sequence AAAAAAACACCGCTGCATATGACATTTGCAAAATATGAAGATGCAAAAGAAAGAGGCCAAATACTAGTTCAATTGAAAATGATGTATGCGATGAGTGGTCTGGAATTGAACTCGAAGGAGCTATCAGATCACTTGCCATTAATGCTCGAGTTTTTGGCAAATGGAGAGTGGATACATGCTAATCGTCTTCAAAAATGGCAGTTGCTATTTGCGATAATGGAAGATGGAACCTATTTTCTTTATCAGGAATTAAAGAAACAAGAAAACCCATATCAGTATGTCATCCAATCTGTGCGAATTCTATTAAAATCATGTATGGAATTAGAGATGGAGGCGGAAAAAGTTGAATAGTGTTACACAGCTTTTTTGGACAATTATTCCCTATATATTTATCATGATATTTATTTTAGGTATGATTTTTCGCTATCGATATGATCAATTTTCGTGGACAGCTAAGTCAAGTGAATTACTAGAAAAGAAGAAATTAATGATTGGCAGCAGTTTATTTCATATCGGGATTATTTTCGTGTTTTTCGGTCATGTCGGCGGACTGCTTGTGCCGATCGAAATAACAGAAGCTTTTGGTGTTAGCGATCATCTGTATCATACAATCGCTGTTTGGAGCGGTGGATTTTTCGGGTTCATTGCATATGTTGGAATCATCCTGTTAACATGGCGAAGACTTTCAGATGTTCGAGTGCGAACCGTTAGCACCTTTTCAGACATTGCCATTAATATCATTTTAATTATTGTCATGTCTCTTGGTATTTTCAGTACCTTTTTTGGCACAAGCAATCAACCGGATTTTAACTATCGTGAAACAGTATCCGTTTGGTTTCGTCAGTTATTTATTCTACAGCCAGACGGCGACCTGATGAGCGGGGTTCCGCTGTTGTTTAAATTACATATCCTTTCAGCCTTTGCCTTGTTTGCTTTGTTTCCCTTCAGCAGATTAGTACATGCATTTAGCCTGCCAATAGGATATATTAAAAGACGGTATATAATCTATCAAAAAAATGTGGTACGCAAGTAAATAAAGAAGATGCCAGAAGAGGGAATGAGGACATGTGACTCTTAGTGTAGAACAAAAAATCACAGATTTATTAATTGAAATACGACTTCAGCTTGAAGTAGATTTTGTTGGATTAGCGATGGCTGCAGAGAACGCGGACGGAGAAGTAGTTATTAAGTGGAAATACGTTTCTAATAATCGTAATAATCGGTATCAAAAAATTGTTCTGCAAGTAGGAAAAGGAATAGCTGGAATTGTATGGAAAACCGCTCGACCTTATGTAATAGAAGATGCAAAAAAAGATATCCAGGAGACGAAGGATTTTCCGTTAACCATAACAGAGCAATTGGTCAGTATGGCAGCTATTCCTCTTTTAAACGGGCATGAGGTTCAAGCTGTTTTATTAGGTGGATTTAGAAAAAAGAAAAAACTAAATCAGGAATTTATAGATCAATTGATTTCTCTTTGTACAGAAATAAACCCATTATTACTTGAAGTAAGGGGATGAACAAATGGGAGTAGCAATGTCTAAACAGAAATTAATCGAAGCTATGTTTCAAAAGATGAATGATGCGGTATTTTTTCTGAAGCAAAATGAAGTGCTTTTTATGAATCCAAAAGCAGTGGAGCTTATTAATAAATTTGAAGTGGATTTATTTAATATGCCGTCAATATGTCATGTTTGTAATGGGATGACGAATGAAGAAGGCTATCAAACCTGCTCAAGCTGTTTTATAGAAGGAGACAAGAATCTAGAATCCTTTCAATTATTTTTAACGAAAAAACACGGTTCCGACTCATCTGATATTCCATTTAGCGGCAGCTACTTTCTATTGGATGCGCTTGAGGAAGTGAATGTGTTAGTGTTAAGGAATTTAACTAATCAACAAGAAACAGAAAAGCTTCAGTATCAAAAGTCTTTAACAGAATATGTGATTCATGCGTCAGAAGAAGAACGAAAACGCCTTTCAAGAGAACTGCATGATGGTTTAGCACAAGAAATATACAGTGCGCTCATTCAATTACAGTCTATGCGCTATACACCAGATTTCAATAAAGTGAAGGAAACAGCAAGTAAAGTGGAAACCATTATTGTTAAATCCCTTAACTCCATCAAATCAATGGCAATTGATTTACGTCCAGCTGCATTAGATGATATGGGACTTTATGCTGCACTTAAATCTTATTGTAAACGATATGAAGAAACATTCGGGATGGAAGTAGAGTTATACAGTAATATCCAATCGGAACGTTTTGATGGCAATATCGAAACAATGGTTTACCGTGTATGTACAGAAGCACTTATAAATGCTGCTAAATATGCGGATGTTGAACAGGTTGTTGTGTATTTATTGGCAGGTAAAAAACAACTTCGTGTTGAAGTGATGGACGAAGGGGTAGGCTTTGATTTGCATAATATTCATGTTAAGGGCTCCGGCCTTGGCCTTCGTAATATGGAAGAACGAATTTCTCTGCTCGGAGGAAAGGTTTCTATCGAGACAGCCATTGGTATCGGTACAAAGGTTTTAGCTGTTATTCCATTAGAACAGGAGGATAACAATGATTAATGTGGTAATTGCAGATGATCATGCCATTGTTAGAAGCGGTTTGTCGTTTTTAATTGAGGCACAAGAGGATATGCAGGTGGTAGGGACTGCTGCTGATGGTCTTGAAGCTTCTTATTTAGTAGAAAGACTGCAGCCACATGTAGTCTTAATGGATTTAAGCATGCCTCCTGGAGAAAATGGCCTTTCGGCAACGAAAAAAATCAAAAAAGCTTTTCCACATATAAATGTATTAATACTAACGATGCATGATGATGAGGAATATCTTTATCATGCATTTAAGTCCGGTGCAACAGGCTATATCTTAAAGAATGCGAAGGATGATGAGCTGCTGAATGCGATCCGCTCTGTTATAAATGGAGGAAGGTATATTCATTCAAAGGTATCAACGAAAATGGTGCGTGAGCATATTGAGAGTCCACGGCAAGAGCCTGAATTCGTTGATTCTTACTTTTTATTATCCAATCGTGAGCAGGAGGTCCTTCCATTAGTTGCTCTGGGATATGGCAATAAAGAAATTGCTGACAAACTATTCATTTCTGTTAAAACAGTGGAGGCACATAAAGCAAATATGATGAGCAAATTAGGGTTAACAACAAGACCGGAGCTTGTTCAATATGCTATAAAGAAAAATTTAATAGATTTATAAGGTAAGCCCAGTATATATCTTAGTATATGATTGGATGATGTTAAATGACGCTATCTCGAAAACCACTACAAGTTAACAGCGTGATAGAAAAATTATGGGAATGCCGCCAACCTGGTAAAACAGAGCTTGTTTCGATTGATCATACTACAGGACGCTACCTAGGTGAAGCGATCATAGCCAAATCAGATGTACCATCCTTCGATAAATCACCATATGACGGCTTTGCCATACGAGCGGAAGATACGATTCAGGCATCACAAGAGCAGAGTATCGAGTTAGAGGTTATTGACCAAATTGGCGCAGGTACAGTATCACAAAAAAAGGTGCAGCAATTTCAGGCGATTCGGATTATGACAGGTGCGCAAATTCCGTTAGGTTGTGATGCAGTTATTATGATAGAGCTTGTTAAGGAGATAAGCAGAGACGGAAAGAGCTTTATACAGATTAAAAGAAGAATGAAAACGGGAGAAAATATTTCTTTTCAAGGTGAGGATATAAAGGCTGAAACGCTGTTAGTTAAAAAAGGTACAAAAATAAATCCTGGTATTCAGTCTTTATTAGCGACATTTGGATACCACCATGTGGCAGTCATGCAAAAACCAAAAATCGGTGTACTTGCTACAGGTGACGAGCTATTGGATGTAAATGAACCATTAGCTCCAGGGAGGATTCGGGATAGTAACAGCTATATGATAATGGAACAAATTAAACGAAGCGGTGCTGAAGCCATCTATTATGGCAGGATTGCTGATACCCTTGCAGCTACATATGATGTTATTAAGAAAGCGATTAATGAAGTAGATATCCTTATAACTATCGGTGGAGTTTCGGTTGGTGACTTTGATTATATGCCAGAGGTCTACGAAGCACTTGGGGCAGAGATCCTTTGCAATAAAATGGCAATGAGGCCAGGAAGTGTCACTACAATAGCAACTTATGCGGGCAAAATCCTCTTTGGATTATCTGGTAATCCGTCTGCATGTTATGTTGGATTCGAACTATTCACTAGGCCAATGGTTCGCCATTTATTAGGAAGTGACAAACCATTTGCCAAAAAAGTAACAGCCATTTTAGACACAAATTTTCCAAAAGCAAATCCTTTTACACGCTTTGTACGCAGCACGCTTTATGCCCGCGAAACAAACATTTATGTTTCACCTATTGGGATGGATAAGTCTAATATCATTTATTCATTAGCATTTGCCAACAGCTTAATAATCCTTCCCGGTGGTACAAGAGGCTATAGAAAAGGGATGCAAGTTGAGGTTTTATTGCTAGAGGATGAAGAAGGAAGTGAATCATTTTGATTCTGCAATTTGTAGGCTTTCAAAACAGCGGTAAAACAACGGCGATGGAGTGGACGATTCAAAGTTTGAGTGAAAAAGGCTTTAAAGTCATTGCGATAAAGCATCATGGTCATGGCGGTCCGCCAAATACACTTGTGAAGGATTCCACAAAGTATAATAACGCAGGAGCGATTGCCAGCCTAGTCGAAGGCGACGGTGTTTTGCATTTAGAGTTGACACAACAACACTGGAATATCGAAAAAATGCTGTCACTCATATCCAGTTTGGATTATGACTTATTATTAATCGAAGGATATAAGCATGAACATTACCCAAAGGTTGTATTTACTTCTTCAGGAGAAGAGCATGCTAAATTGACATCTCTTTTCAATATTCAATTCACTATCCCATATTGTCAAAACCTTGAGGATAAATGGAAGCATGTGAGTAAGGTCATTGCTTGGTTAGAAGGTGAATTGGTTAAGAAGGAAACGTAACTTAATCATTTCTAGTAGGAGAGGAGGTTTTGGCGATGGTTTTGCCAAAAGAGCATGGGACGTGGATGATGTTTTTTCTTCCCTATCTATTAGGGATGTTTTTATCTGGAGCTAATTGGCTGCATCTCTTCTTTATGGTAGGCTGGTTTTTCGTTTTTTTAACATCTACACCATTACTCAGCATTATTCGGAAACCGCGCTATAAAGCGGAGATGCTGCCATGGGTATATAAGTATAGTGTCATCGCACTTATTTTTGTTTTACCAATAATATGGATAAAGCCGATTCTTCTTTGGGGAATAGTAGTAATATCATTATTGCTTGGTGTTTCTAGCCATTTCATTAAAATAAGGCAAGAACGAAGTTTATGGAATAATTTGAGCGGTATTCTTATCTTTTCTTTGGGAGGAATTGCCGCCTATATAATTGGGCAAGGATCTTTAACGAAAGATGCCATCATATTATTAATTATAACCACATTATATTTTATGAGCAGTGCCTTTTACGTTAAATCGTTAATTAGAGAGCGGAAAAATACAGCATTTAAAAGAAGATCTCATATTTATCACGGGCTACTATTGCTTGTACCATTTCTCTTAAACATACCGTGGTTGGTTATAGCGTATGTGCCCAGTGTATGCAAAGACTTTCTAACTTCTAGAAAGGAAGCAATAAAGCCTATCAAAATTGGTATTATGGAGATTATAAACGGACTTGTATTTTTTATAATTTGTTTATATGTACTAAGATAGGAAGAGAATCATAAATGATTCTCTTTTTTGTATGGAGACATACTTTTTCGAGAGGTGCCTTTTGGTCACCGCGTTAGGGATTACAAAAAAGCCGTGAAGAAAGCGCCTGCTTTGTTATCACGGCTGTATGGTAAGTAATTAAGAGCCTCGCGCTTTAATGTAGTTCCATATCATTTTTCATAAGAGATACTTTTATAATTAAATAAAATTAGTATAGTCATCCTGAAAATTAATATTAATAAAATGCTGTTTATCAAAGTCTTCAACAAACTTCACGTTTATCTGCTGTAAAAACTTTTGCATCGATAATTCCTTCTGTGTTAACGCATGATAGACTTTTCCCTGAATTCTTTTGTTATAAACAGCAATGAGCGGCTGATGTTTTGAGTCAATGACCGGTACAACTGCATCATAGCCATCATGGATGTATGAGAGCAGCTTTTCAATTGTCTTTGTTGTAACGAAGGGGCTATCTATAGGTAAAACAATGAACCATTCAGCGTTTTGTTGAGCCATAACAGAATAAATGCCTGCCAGTGGACCGTATCCTGTAAAACTATCAGCATCCTCGATCACCGTTATATCTTGTAATGATTGAAAGTTGCTCTTAATTTCCGGGTGTGCAACAAGATAGATGTCAGCAGTAAATGGATTCATGGCATCAATAGAGTATTGATAAAAATACTTGCCTTCTCTAATAGCAAAGGCTTTTTGGCTCCCGAATCTTCTTGATTGCCCGCCAGCTAAAATAATCCCTGTATATGTTTGATTTAATGGCACAAGATTCCCTCATTTACATTAATTTTTATATAGTTAGTTACCTTCTATTATATAAGATAATTAGACTCGAATAAAATGCGTAGTGAAATAGTAGGAGCCTTTTTCCCATAAAAAAACACTTACCATCTTCACAAGGAACATGATAAGTGTTTGATTAAATTTATTAGGTTAGCTTAATGTTTTTACTAGAATACTTGCAATAATAACAGATGCTACTGTAACTGTTGTAAAGCCTCCGATTAACATTGGCGGAGATAATTCATTTAACAGGCGGTTTTCTTCTTCTTCTGTTCGTCCAACACTGCGGCTTACTTCCTGACAGAGGATATAGTCAGCTGGGAAGCCAAACATAGCAGTTAAGGCAAGTGACATTCCTTTATAAGGATGCCATTTTACTAATTTTGAAACGATATAGCCACCTACCAGAATGCCAATTTCACCAATGATGATAATAGTCACAACCTGTGGGATAAAGTGCAGAAACTCTGTAAGGCTTACCTTGCTCATAGAAGCTATTACGATAAAGATAGTTCCTAATACGGCGATACTTGATGCTTTTGCTTTATCCATGATGTTTTCATTATAGAAGTTAACTTTAGTGCCTAATACACCGATGAATAAACACCAGATTGTGCCGCTTATACCAGTTAGCTCACCAAGAACGGTACCAAGCGATGCACCAACAAACAATTTAAACAATAAAATATTCGCTGTATTGAACTCATATTTCTTTCTTTTCTTAGGTTTTGTTGCAACGGCCCCTCCATGGAGAGGCACCTCAACTGCAGAGGCAATATAAGAACTTGAATCCGTTTGGTCCCACTTATTACGAAGGATTAATGCATACTTACGAAGTAACATGGATGCTACTGGTAGTCCAAATAATTTATGTACTGCTAAAACGAGTGCTGGGATTGCAACTAAATATTCAAAGCCAGACCCATTTAATGCTTCAGAAGTTACAATAAATGCAACGATTCCACCTACTAACGGGCCTGTACCAGCTACAGCTGTTTCATACCCAAACAGCATAGTGATAATCGGTAGAACGAATAATAATGCAACGAGCGAACCGCCTAAAGCGATAAGAACGGCACGATATTGTTTAGCCATTAAGGTAAGTGGTATAAGTGTACCTAAATGAACAACAAGCGGGCCTGTCAGTAAAGTCCCCATTGTACTAAATGAAGAAGTATCGACGATATTGGCAGGGAAAATGCCTGTCCAAATAAAAATAAGAAATCCTAAGATTGCAATAAGTAACATTGGTACACGAGCACGCGTTAATATGGAAACAACTTCCCCAATAGCTATTAATGCAAGAACTAACATTGCTGCATAAACCGGTTCATTAATAGTCATGTAGATCCTCCTAATATACGATGAATAAAAATACAAAATTAACAATTTTCAGACTTAAAAAATTATAAAAAAAATTTCTCCCTTCTCAGCAGTAACTCTTGATGTTTTTTAAAGTCAGGATTTAAAAATGCAAAATTCTGACTTTTTTACAACGTTGAATACTATGCATAATAATTAATATTTTTATTTATATCATACATTGTTACGAAATGTAAGTGTTTATGAGTAATTTATTTAATTTTTAACTAAAGAAATTTAATTGTCTTGCAAAATGAAATGACCATTCTTTTTTATTTACTATTAAATATCAATGTGGTTAAATACAGTCAACAATACTTTTGTTATTTTGATAGAAAACATACGAAAGAGAGGTCATGATTAGTTGTCATCAGGTTATAGTGTTCCCAATTTAGTGCTAGATGAAATAGATAAAACAATCCTTTCCATGTTACATGAAAATAGTCGTGTTTCTTATACTGATATTGCAAAAGAAGTGGATTTATCAAGGGTTGCAGTCCAAATGCGCATTAACAACTTAACAGAGAAGGGCGTAATTGAAAAATTCACAACCGTCATTAATCCAACAAAAATCGGTATTCATGTTTCCGCCTTTTTTAATGTCGAGGTAGAGCCTCAATATTTAGAGGAGGTAGCGGCCCAGCTCGCTGAAGAGCATTCTGTCACAAGCTTGTATCATATGACTGGTCCAAGTAAATTACACATGCATGGTATCTTTGAGGACAATCAGGAAATGGAAAAGTTCATGACAGAAAAAATGTATCCACTTCGTGGTGTCGTAAGTGTAGATTGCCAAATCCTTATAAAAAGATATAAGAGCAGAATGGGTATGAAGCTGTAATGACAATCGAATAAAGGCGAAGGAATGCAGTTTCTTCAACAGAATTCAGTTGTCAAAGGGCAGCTGTTTTTTTGTATAAAAAAGTTCTGTTTGTAATAAGAATTGTGCTTTATTAGTTGACCAATTTGTCGATAAAAAATAAGAATGAAACACCCTATTGGGATTTAACTTCTATTAAAGGATTTACATATTTGAGCCGTGTTTTACTTATAAAAGAGGGAGTTTTCTTTTTTTATAACTTGCGAGTTTTTAATTGTAGGAAATGAAGGAAAGCGTTACTATATAAGGGTAAAGATTCTTATAAGAAAGCCTTTTGCACACTATCCTCATCCACTGGCAATTAATGACTCAAAGGAACATAATTCAGGTGCAATAAATGACTTTAAAGAATTCGTTTAAAAGGTACGGAGGGTACAATATGGAGAATGGAGCACGTAATCTCATTGCAGATGACGAGAATAAAAGAGGAAACAGGTACAACAAGAACGGTAAATCAAAGCTTATTATCGGAATTGCCGCTGTTATTGTAGTTATTGGACTTATATTAGGAGGATTCTTCTATTATCAAAGCACTCATTTTAATTCTCAAATAAAAATTAACGGTATAAATATAGGCGGATTGACAGCTGACCAGGCTCTAAACAAATTAGGTTCAACTGAATACAAAAATGTTGTTTATATCGGAGAAGACAAAATCTTTGATGCAGAAGATACGAAAATAACCTATACAGATGATGACTTACCAAATATAATAAAAATGTTGAAGAGCCAGCGAACATGGCTGCCTTCCTCAGATGCAAAGGAATTTGAGCTGAAGCCAAGTAAAAATGCTTCATCATTCGCAGAAATAAAGCAACAGTTTCAAGATGAACTGACAGATAGAAATAAAAGCTTAACACCACCAAAGGACGCACAAGCTGAGCTTAAAGAAGGTGAAATTGTCATCACAAAAAGTGAAGACGGCAAGCAATATGACATTGACGGACTTCTTGAGCAATATGAAAAACAGCAATATAAAAGTGAAATCCATTTGGAAGCTGCATTTATAACACCAATTAAAGAGGACAACGAAATTGTCAAACAAGAAGAGGAAAAACTACAAGCCCTTTTGGCTCAGACAATTGATTATAAGGTTCAGGATAAATCGTATTCTTTAAAAGGCAGTGATGTCATCAAAAATGCAACGGTTACGAAGGATCTGAAAATTTCTGTTGATCCAAGTGATATAGAAAGTAAAGTTGCAGAGATAAATGACACTCAATCAACTCTAGATAAAAACTTTAGCTTTAAGACACATACAGGTTCCGTTATCCAAGTAAAAGGACAGGGATACGGATGGGCGCTTAATGAAGAACAAGAGGCTGCAAGTCTTCAAAAAGCCTTTGAAAATGGTGATAACTCCCATACTGCATCTAATATTTACGGACATGGCTGGACTAATGAAGGTATTGGATATGAAACAACCGGCAACAACGGGATAGGCGATACGTACGCGGAAGTATCCATTTCAGAACAAAAAGCATGGATTTACAAAAACGGAAAATTAATCGTAACAACAGATGTCGTAACAGGAAGACATAACACGAATGAAGATACACACAAAGGTGTATGGTATATCCTTTATAAACGAACACCATACACACTTAAAGGAACTTCTGTTGGCCATGGCGGAGCATATGAAGTAGAAGTTGATTATTGGGCGCCATTTACAAACGATGGCCAAGGCTTCCACGATGCTGGCTGGAGAACAAATTGGGCAAGCGATGCCTATTTAACAGCAGGATCTGGCGGCTGTGTTAATACACCAGCGAACATAATGAAAAAAGTGTATGATAATCTTGACACATACGAACCAGTTATTGTTTATTAGTTAAAACTAGAATCGAAATTATATAGAAAAGTTACTTTGTTAGTTATATAAAAACAAGGCAGCTCATTAAAAAAGACAATTAAGGGAGACTTGATTGTCTTTTTTTATTGCAGTTGTGTTTAGCAAGCTTGATATGAAGCAGCATGTTCTTAGCAATTATGAAAAGAGAGTAAAACAATCTTACAAATAAAAACTATTCGTATAAGACTCATTTTACGAATAGTTGTAGTGTGCAAATAATGAATCTATATAGTTATAAAGATAAGTAGCAAGTTTTACCGAAAAACTGTAAATAAAGATAAAATGAATTATGATCGCCAATAGTTTATAAATGAGTTTTATGATAGTTTAATAAGTCAGCATGCATAATATATAAGCTTCTTAAAAAATTCCGTTTTAGTTAACAAGCTTAAAATGATTTAACGTGTAGTTAAAATCAAAATGACTAAATATGAATTTTAAATTTAAACTACAGCTAGTTAATTCAAGTCATTTTAAACGATTAGACAAACTGAATTTGCATTGATATAAGTTTCAAAGATGCGATCTTATACTTTGCAAAGGTCATCAGGTAAACTTACTAAGTTACATAAATACAATTCAAATAATAAATCCTAATAAATTTGCTTAATTTTATAGCTTAATGGCACAAAAGGGCGTAAATAAAAGAATATACAACTATTCGTATAATACATCTTTTACGAATAGTTGTATTGGGTTAAATTTATTATTAGATTGAGGACAGCTTAGTTAACATAATGTCAGTAAACCACAATAATTATACCTGTTGCGCGGGTTTTAAGTCAGTTATATTCTAGAGTGATGTTAAGATGATTAATTGCTAAAACGCATATAATTTCTTATGTCGTAATTTGTCTAATACAGCTATTTGTTTCAAAAGTTAAATATTATAGCTTAAATCACAATACAACAATTTGTTAATAATAATCTTATTAAAAATTTTAAATCAATCACTGAAAAGATTGCTATCCAGCAGGTTTGATCAATAGTTAAACTACATAAATCAGTCACAAATACATTGAAATTGTCTGTTTGAAAGCAGACTTAAATCAATCCCCCTTCCCTTTTTTCCTGATGTCTTTGAATAATGGTACGTAATGTAATTAACTGGAGGAATTAAAGCGTAGCTATCTGTAAATCAAAGATAATGCTCATTAGCCAAATAACCAATATACAAATATCATTCAAATAAACAAACTTTACGATAATTAAATTATGTAAACTAGTATTCGTAAAAATTGTATTATACGAACAATTGTTCGGTAGTGTAAAACATTTTTTTGTTTACTAATAACACTTTCGTTTGCAAATCGAAATCAAATTTTGAATCTAACGTTGATTTTAAGCCTTTTTCCAGGTGTTTTGACATCATATCACAGCAGC carries:
- a CDS encoding molybdenum cofactor guanylyltransferase: MPLNQTYTGIILAGGQSRRFGSQKAFAIREGKYFYQYSIDAMNPFTADIYLVAHPEIKSNFQSLQDITVIEDADSFTGYGPLAGIYSVMAQQNAEWFIVLPIDSPFVTTKTIEKLLSYIHDGYDAVVPVIDSKHQPLIAVYNKRIQGKVYHALTQKELSMQKFLQQINVKFVEDFDKQHFININFQDDYTNFI
- the glp gene encoding gephyrin-like molybdotransferase Glp, encoding MTLSRKPLQVNSVIEKLWECRQPGKTELVSIDHTTGRYLGEAIIAKSDVPSFDKSPYDGFAIRAEDTIQASQEQSIELEVIDQIGAGTVSQKKVQQFQAIRIMTGAQIPLGCDAVIMIELVKEISRDGKSFIQIKRRMKTGENISFQGEDIKAETLLVKKGTKINPGIQSLLATFGYHHVAVMQKPKIGVLATGDELLDVNEPLAPGRIRDSNSYMIMEQIKRSGAEAIYYGRIADTLAATYDVIKKAINEVDILITIGGVSVGDFDYMPEVYEALGAEILCNKMAMRPGSVTTIATYAGKILFGLSGNPSACYVGFELFTRPMVRHLLGSDKPFAKKVTAILDTNFPKANPFTRFVRSTLYARETNIYVSPIGMDKSNIIYSLAFANSLIILPGGTRGYRKGMQVEVLLLEDEEGSESF
- the mobB gene encoding molybdopterin-guanine dinucleotide biosynthesis protein B, whose product is MILQFVGFQNSGKTTAMEWTIQSLSEKGFKVIAIKHHGHGGPPNTLVKDSTKYNNAGAIASLVEGDGVLHLELTQQHWNIEKMLSLISSLDYDLLLIEGYKHEHYPKVVFTSSGEEHAKLTSLFNIQFTIPYCQNLEDKWKHVSKVIAWLEGELVKKET
- the narJ gene encoding nitrate reductase molybdenum cofactor assembly chaperone, with the protein product MINQHEFEQKRPIMQELSAMLLYPQESPLKQQDFPLLELYADNNKEVAANINRFFDYFSELTLLQQQEYYVQTFDFNKKTPLHMTFAKYEDAKERGQILVQLKMMYAMSGLELNSKELSDHLPLMLEFLANGEWIHANRLQKWQLLFAIMEDGTYFLYQELKKQENPYQYVIQSVRILLKSCMELEMEAEKVE
- a CDS encoding L,D-transpeptidase; translation: MENGARNLIADDENKRGNRYNKNGKSKLIIGIAAVIVVIGLILGGFFYYQSTHFNSQIKINGINIGGLTADQALNKLGSTEYKNVVYIGEDKIFDAEDTKITYTDDDLPNIIKMLKSQRTWLPSSDAKEFELKPSKNASSFAEIKQQFQDELTDRNKSLTPPKDAQAELKEGEIVITKSEDGKQYDIDGLLEQYEKQQYKSEIHLEAAFITPIKEDNEIVKQEEEKLQALLAQTIDYKVQDKSYSLKGSDVIKNATVTKDLKISVDPSDIESKVAEINDTQSTLDKNFSFKTHTGSVIQVKGQGYGWALNEEQEAASLQKAFENGDNSHTASNIYGHGWTNEGIGYETTGNNGIGDTYAEVSISEQKAWIYKNGKLIVTTDVVTGRHNTNEDTHKGVWYILYKRTPYTLKGTSVGHGGAYEVEVDYWAPFTNDGQGFHDAGWRTNWASDAYLTAGSGGCVNTPANIMKKVYDNLDTYEPVIVY
- a CDS encoding sensor histidine kinase is translated as MGVAMSKQKLIEAMFQKMNDAVFFLKQNEVLFMNPKAVELINKFEVDLFNMPSICHVCNGMTNEEGYQTCSSCFIEGDKNLESFQLFLTKKHGSDSSDIPFSGSYFLLDALEEVNVLVLRNLTNQQETEKLQYQKSLTEYVIHASEEERKRLSRELHDGLAQEIYSALIQLQSMRYTPDFNKVKETASKVETIIVKSLNSIKSMAIDLRPAALDDMGLYAALKSYCKRYEETFGMEVELYSNIQSERFDGNIETMVYRVCTEALINAAKYADVEQVVVYLLAGKKQLRVEVMDEGVGFDLHNIHVKGSGLGLRNMEERISLLGGKVSIETAIGIGTKVLAVIPLEQEDNND
- a CDS encoding response regulator transcription factor, producing MINVVIADDHAIVRSGLSFLIEAQEDMQVVGTAADGLEASYLVERLQPHVVLMDLSMPPGENGLSATKKIKKAFPHINVLILTMHDDEEYLYHAFKSGATGYILKNAKDDELLNAIRSVINGGRYIHSKVSTKMVREHIESPRQEPEFVDSYFLLSNREQEVLPLVALGYGNKEIADKLFISVKTVEAHKANMMSKLGLTTRPELVQYAIKKNLIDL
- a CDS encoding Lrp/AsnC family transcriptional regulator, which encodes MSSGYSVPNLVLDEIDKTILSMLHENSRVSYTDIAKEVDLSRVAVQMRINNLTEKGVIEKFTTVINPTKIGIHVSAFFNVEVEPQYLEEVAAQLAEEHSVTSLYHMTGPSKLHMHGIFEDNQEMEKFMTEKMYPLRGVVSVDCQILIKRYKSRMGMKL
- a CDS encoding YwiC-like family protein, with translation MVLPKEHGTWMMFFLPYLLGMFLSGANWLHLFFMVGWFFVFLTSTPLLSIIRKPRYKAEMLPWVYKYSVIALIFVLPIIWIKPILLWGIVVISLLLGVSSHFIKIRQERSLWNNLSGILIFSLGGIAAYIIGQGSLTKDAIILLIITTLYFMSSAFYVKSLIRERKNTAFKRRSHIYHGLLLLVPFLLNIPWLVIAYVPSVCKDFLTSRKEAIKPIKIGIMEIINGLVFFIICLYVLR
- a CDS encoding GAF domain-containing protein codes for the protein MTLSVEQKITDLLIEIRLQLEVDFVGLAMAAENADGEVVIKWKYVSNNRNNRYQKIVLQVGKGIAGIVWKTARPYVIEDAKKDIQETKDFPLTITEQLVSMAAIPLLNGHEVQAVLLGGFRKKKKLNQEFIDQLISLCTEINPLLLEVRG
- the narI gene encoding respiratory nitrate reductase subunit gamma; translated protein: MNSVTQLFWTIIPYIFIMIFILGMIFRYRYDQFSWTAKSSELLEKKKLMIGSSLFHIGIIFVFFGHVGGLLVPIEITEAFGVSDHLYHTIAVWSGGFFGFIAYVGIILLTWRRLSDVRVRTVSTFSDIAINIILIIVMSLGIFSTFFGTSNQPDFNYRETVSVWFRQLFILQPDGDLMSGVPLLFKLHILSAFALFALFPFSRLVHAFSLPIGYIKRRYIIYQKNVVRK